ATATCTATTAAGCCTTAAAACATAAAACCTAgaaatttgaaggactaaaattgaaatatagCCATTAATTCTTTTGAAAAATCTATTTGAGtacaattttaacctaaaaatatttaaaatattataaaatttattaatagtattatttaaaaaattaagatacAAAGTGAAATGtcaattatttcaatgcaaaaggCCAGTATTTTCAAATACTAATTAAATATATTCATTACTAAAACAAACCCCACAAAGCAAGGCAACCaaagttaaatttgaaaaataaattaaaattccaaCTTTGACATAAGACACATGTAAAACACAATGTAGatcaaaacaaacaaataatatgttatttacTATATTTATTGGAAAAAGTGAAGTTTTTTTCAAGAAGAAATAATTCGAAGAGTTAGGGAGTGGATTTATGACCCAGAGGATATTCAGGTTGAAGTGGTTAGCTACTTTCAGAAGTTGTATGAGGAATTGCCAACATCGATGAGAGGTTTTCCATTTAGCTCGTTCTCACAGCTTGATCAAAGTGAGCAGGACTTTCTGggtaaaacagttttggataagGAAATTAAGATTGCTCTTTTCGATATGGCTCCTTTGAAGGTTCCGGGTAGTGATGATTTTCATGCTCTCTTTTTCTAAAATCAGTGGGTAGTCTCTTTTCGATATGGCTCCTTTGAAGGTTCTAGGTAGTGATGATTTTCATGctctttttttctaaaatcagTGGGTAGTTGTTGGAAAAACTATTTGTGAATGGGTAAAGATGGTGTTTGATGGTGGAATTATTGATCCAAGTTTAAATAATACTCTTATTGTCCTAATCCCTCAGGTTTTTAATCCAAAGAATATAACAAAATTTCGACCTATAAGTCTTTGTTTAGTTTTATGCAAGTTGATTATGAAGATCATAGCTAATTGGCTCAAGATGGTCTTTCCTAAAATCATTGAGCAAGGGCAAGTGGCCTTTATTGTAGGAAGGAACATTTCTGATAACGTCATAATAGCATAGGATGTTATCCATTCAATGAAAGGGAAATAGAATAAAAGGTTTTGGATGAATGTCAAAGTTGATTTGGAAAAAGCAAATGACAGGGTTCCATGGGATTTCATTAATGTTTCCTTCCAATCGGCTAGTATACCAAAGTACCTTTGAAGGGTAATCATGTTAACTATTTCAAATTCCACTATGCAGATTTTGTGAAATGGAGTCCTTACGAAAAGGTTTAAGCCTGCTAACTCTAAAATATAgagatattttcaattttaagCTCACATTTCATGGAAAATTCAAGTGATTTCTAACtaattttcacaatttcacctataattctattttattaaagTAGTATTAGGAATTTTGTTACTTTTACTATTACTATGCTAAACTCGTGATTTTTCATCTATTAGGTGTTTAATGAAGACAGAGGATAGAAGTAATGAAAGTTGATAGATAAAGACTTAATGCCTCAACATCAGTCTAACAGTTTAGGCCTTAAGATTAGGGAAGGGCAAATTCAAGTTTGTCAGTATTGTCAGAGGAGCAatccgggcgagtgttggaggaggatgGGTGCTTGTTTGGTATGTGGCTCGATGGAGTATAAGATTAGGGATTGTCCTCGTCGACAGGATTAGGTGCAAGCTCCAATTCAAAATCAATACCCATATGGAGGTCAAAATCAGAGAGGTAATCAGGGTGCTCAAAGGGGCCGTAATCAGAATCGAAATAGGAATGGTAATCGGGGTCAGAGAACACCAGCTCAAGGTGCGAATCGAGCTGAGGCGAGACAACCTGCTTTGGTTTATGCAGCTAGGCACTGAGAGGATAGAGATGTGGCTGACGTCATAACAGGTACCTTCACTATTTACTCAATaccttattttgttttgattgatataggatctacccattcatatgttgcttGTAATGCGGTCTCTTAAAATTGGGAATTGGGGTAAAGGAAACCGAAAACACTGTAATTGCAGTTAGTCCCTTAGGATCCTCCACACTTGTGAATAGAGTTTATAAAAGATGCCCTTTAGAGGTACAAGGAGAGGTGTTTCTTGTTGATTTGATGGAGCTTCCTTTCAATGAATTCGATTTGATTTTGGGGATGGACTGATTAGTTAAGCATCAAGTTCGATTGGATTGTGCATTGAAGAGGGTGACTTTGGTGACTAAGTTTGGAAAGAAGTTATCATGGTAAGGGAACGTCAGAATTATCTATCTAATGTAATTTCTGCTTTAGCAGCAGAGAAAATGGTGCGAAGAATTTTTGGATAGTcgattatatgttttaattggacaataattttattttattcgatAACTAAAACCAATTTTGCTTTACTAGGGAattatgaaagaaagaaaattaaattattatataaagcattatttttttaattcttgcaTCTGTAGATTTATAATGTACAAAaagtaataattatgttttaattacttttaatagaaaataaatgtATAATTAATAAATACTTGCGGTTGCATTTTCTTTTACTCCATATAAATAAGgggtttttttaaaacttttttgagatatttattgtagtgagtttaataattaattttttgccTTTGGTAAGTCCATTAAAGAGATAGATTACGAGTTTTAAAGCTGCTCCATACTCAAATAAGGATCGAACCTTCAACCACTTGTTAAGGTACGTGAAATCCTTGCCATATTATTTAACTCTCGTGATTAATAAGGTCTCCTTTTACTATGGTAGCAATGGGTATTAGTTGTagggttattattatttttatttgtgagtttcaatattttttattgttataatttttgttactttttaTTGTGGTATTCTTATGTATCCTCTTCTCATTactttggtttattttattttattatttttttgtcatCTATCATTTTGCTATGAATGCCAATTAAATttctttcttaaatttttatttaagtattttattcttaattttgagctttattttaaaaaaattattttatattattttgaaagttaaaatatttttattgtgtATAACATATCAAACTGCACAAGTCCAAaggttaaaaaaaagtaaaaaattaaataaatagttaaaataattttttttataaaattgaggaccaaataaatcattatgtttttgttatcaatatataataaaagtaatgAATTTTAATGAATCTTTCTAAAcctacttttttattatttagtattaaaatttagactcttcctgcACATATTTGTAACTTTTATCCTTAAGGGCACGTTTAGTTCGCTGTAatagaatagaggcgtaatggaatagaagcgtaatagtaattcaattgtttggttaaatgtaatggaatagaggcgtagtAGTagtcttgtgtttggttgaatggaatgatgttgtaatagcataaggaaaaaagctaaaatgactaaaatacccttagcagaattttttttaggttgatgattattgttattgttattgttattaaattttaaaataagattattaatataaataataaataatttaatcatattttaacataattattattaaatataatttaataaaaatatataatttaataaaattcttaatattagatattcttaatattaaattactaaaataataatatattagatattttatatatttttctgatttttaataatttttagactTTGAAAAAGTTtactgtattttttatttttcacctaCTTTCTGAATAGAAGAAACCACATGGAACAACTAAACAAATtctttaaaaagaatttattccctttttttatgtatatttgttcTTGGTGGCTAAATTCTATTCCAACTGTTCACATGTTTTTTCATGCCTCACTCAGTTCCTTTTGTACAACAACAATACATAGGACAGATGCATTTAGAAGCAAAATTTATACTAAAAGTAGAATTTGGATGCTATAGAATAAATGCCAAAAGATTTACAATTGTAGGTTTTTCACTTCACTTGAATCTGAAAACACTTGCAAGCAATCAGGATTTTGAACTTTGCAAAAAAGCTCACCAATCTCACAAATAATTTACAAagtaaacacacacacacacacacacatcttGTCATCCGTATTTGCGGTCTGGAACGGCCAACAAATCGAGCAAATCCTGAACCAAAAACCTTTCTCCTTCTTTGGTGGTGCTGCCTTGGTATCCCTCTTGGCAACGAGATCAGCCATGAACTCATCAACAGCCTAATGTAGAAAGAAGTTGAATGAGTTAGTAGCTcctaagaaataaaataagaaaggtCCCAACAAGTTAAATTTGTAGCCAGATTAGCATTACCTGATCACCCAATTTGATTACTTCTCTTGGTGAAACTTCCAAGGGAGTCTCATCAGCTCGGAAAACTCTCAATTTTGACAATAATCTGAAAGAATCCCAATGTTCATACATCAAAAGATCATGTCTACTAACCTCAAACTGATAACTCaaacaacaatttgttcagtcaTGACTTGCTTTAGCCATATGGATTATGGATTGTCAACTATGACTTCACTGCCTGCTTCATGTATCTCAGAGCAGACCGCAACATTGCCCTAGCTTTCTTATCAGGAGTGCAACCAGACAAAATCATCTCTTCATATACAACTGGGACCTTAATCCAAACCACACAGCGTATCTTTAAATAACAAAACATGGATGTTACAATTGTAAATAGATGATGCATGCAATGCATTATGTTAAGAGCAACTGATGTAGAAGCAGAATTGATCAGACCAATACCACAAATCTGTTTGATCTTTCAACATTTTTTAGTGGACAGGAAAACTAGAATAAATGTTGCTATATGCTACAGAAGAGAGGGGCGGGGTGAGGGATAGTCAGATCTCGGTAAGATGCAAGTTTATAGTTGTTTCAGTAGATGGTGACTTACAACCGGGATTCAAATCTCCAATAACTATAATCAAATGACTCAACATAGTCATATAGGGAGAAAGAATACAAAAACAGCAAAAAGCAAAGCTAGCATGCAACTAATCTAAATGGCTATCTATACAAAGGCACAGAAAATATTATTTGTGATGCAGAAAAGCAAAGGGCTATTATCTCGTTCTCATAACAGGAAGGACACGTTATACCTTATGAAACTTGTCAACACGGATAAGAGCTTTCA
The genomic region above belongs to Gossypium hirsutum isolate 1008001.06 chromosome D05, Gossypium_hirsutum_v2.1, whole genome shotgun sequence and contains:
- the LOC107904012 gene encoding pentatricopeptide repeat-containing protein At5g42310, chloroplastic gives rise to the protein MRSYCQKAATAYSNGVKPDVVTYTTLMKALIRVDKFHKIRCVVWIKVPVVYEEMILSGCTPDKKARAMLRSALRYMKQAVKS